A region of Toxorhynchites rutilus septentrionalis strain SRP chromosome 1, ASM2978413v1, whole genome shotgun sequence DNA encodes the following proteins:
- the LOC129762230 gene encoding uncharacterized protein LOC129762230 isoform X1, whose product MLIHQVKRVLIAATSVCSKSTANRSLHCSSARNIFATRLVPSLLRPEVILWQKRSVERPAAEFFGVHSIGRGYSTAAVNFYLDKESNEHSSEMAPRFERDDYKKEPYHGVKRTTDFKRGSGRDGGGYRGGAGGSGGGGGRFGGSGGGGRDKWTMESKQLQKINWSKMQLAPFKKDFYREHAAIRNRSSRDVDRFLEKHDITLIGDCPKPIQEFDEIDIPDYVMNEIEKQGFQKPTPIQAQGWPIALSGLNMVGVAKTGSGKTLGYMLPAIVHINHQKPDPSIRGPLVLVLAPTRELAQQIQQVATDFGSSSYIRNTCLFGGSSKGPQASDLRRGVEIVIATPGRLIDFLETGTTTLQRVTYLVLDEADRMLDMGFEPQIRKILEQVRPDRQILMWSATWPKEVQRLARDFLGDYVQINVGSLELSANHNITQHVRVIEEHEKNDHLGKLLDSLYSRGNPGKILIFTTTKRKCDQISNYLRRFGQDSVGMHGDKSQQERERALNRFRNSDSCILVATDVAARGLDVDGIKVVINYDYPQQTEDYVHRIGRTGRSNATGEAYTFFTSNERKMAKELVAILEEAKQEVPSELLKWRHMGGGGINRYGSGGGNRFGTFKGGRGGNDFGRGGSDFGRGGGGGMKRSYGGGSSYGASSSSNGYGGNSSSNGYSSRNGSGGGVSSSAKHIKFDH is encoded by the exons ATGCTCATTCACCAAGTGAAACGCGTACTAATCGCAGCCACCTCTGTTTGCAGCAAATCGACGGCCAATAGAAGCCTCCATTGTAGTAGCGCACGCAACATCTTCGCAACGAGACTTGTTCCTAGCTTGCTGCGACCGGAAGTCATTTTGTGGCAGAAGCGTTCGGTGGAAAGACCAGCAGCGGAGTTCTTCGGTGTCCATTCGATTGGTCGTGGTTATTCGACAGCAGCAGTGAATTTTTATCTGGACAAGGAGAGCAACGAGCATTCAAGCGAAAT GGCTCCGAGATTCGAACGTGACGACTACAAGAAAGAACCATATCATGGCGTGAAACGCACCACGGATTTCAAGCGCGGCAGTGGTCGTGATGGCGGTGGATACCGTGGTGGAGCTGGAGGTAGCGGCGGCGGTGGTGGTCGCTTTGGTGGTTCTGGAGGAGGTGGTCGCGACAAGTGGACCATGGAAAGCAAGCAGCTTCAGAAAATTAACTGGAGCAAGATGCAGCTTGCCCCGTTTAAGAAGGACTTCTATCGCGAACATGCTGCGATTAGAAATCGTTCATCGCGCGATGTTGATCGTTTCCTAGAGAAGCACGACATCACGCTGATCGGGGATTGCCCTAAGCCCATCCAAGAGTTTGATGAGATCGATATTCCGGATTATGTGATGAACGAGATCGAGAAGCAGGGCTTCCAGAAGCCCACTCCAATTCAAGCCCAAGGATGGCCAATTGCTCTGAGCGGTTTGAACATGGTCGGAGTAGCAAAGACCGGTTCCGGAAAAACCCTCGGATATATGCTGCCTGCCATCGTTCACATTAATCATCAGAAACCAGACCCAAGCATCCGTGGTCCTTTGGTGCTGGTGTTGGCCCCGACCCGTGAATTGGCACAACAGATTCAACAAGTGGCGACCGATTTCGGATCGTCTTCGTACATTCGCAACACCTGTCTGTTCGGTGGCTCGAGCAAGGGTCCACAGGCGTCCGATCTGCGACGTGGAGTAGAGATCGTTATTGCCACTCCCGGTCGATTGATTGACTTCCTGGAAACCGGAACGACCACACTGCAACGTGTCACATATCTAGTGCTGGATGAGGCCGATCGTATGTTGGATATGGGTTTCGAGCCCCAGATCAGGAAGATTCTCGAACAGGTTCGACCGGATCGACAGATTCTCATGTGGTCCGCCACATGGCCCAAGGAAGTCCAGCGGCTTGCCCGTGATTTCCTGGGCGATTACGTGCAGATCAATGTGGGATCGTTGGAGCTGTCGGCGAATCACAACATTACCCAACATGTTAGGGTCATCGAGGAGCACGAAAAAAATGACCA CCTTGGAAAACTATTGGACAGTTTATATTCTCGCGGCAATCCCGGCAAAATCCTTATTTTCACCACAACTAAGCGCAAGTGCGACCAGATCTCAAATTATCTGCGTCGCTTCGGTCAGGATTCGGTGGGTATGCATGGCGATAAGAGCCAACAGGAACGCGAAAGGGcactcaatcggttccgtaacTCGGACAGCTGTATCCTGGTTGCTACGGACGTAGCGGCGCGTGGTCTAG ACGTTGACGGCATCAAGGTGGTCATCAACTACGATTACCCCCAGCAGACGGAAGACTACGTCCACCGGATAGGTCGAACGGGTCGGTCCAACGCAACCGGCGAGGCGTACACATTCTTCACCTCGAACGAACGCAAGATGGCCAAAGAGCTGGTGGCGATTTTGGAAGAGGCTAAACAGGAGGTGCCCTCGGAGCTGCTCAAGTGGCGCCACATGGGCGGTGGCGGTATCAACCGGTACGGTAGCGGCGGTGGAAACCGTTTCGGTACCTTCAAGGGTGGACGGGGTGGTAACGATTttggaagaggaggaagcgaTTTCGGACGAGGCGGTGGTGGTGGAATGAAGCGATCGTACGGGGGAGGAAGTAGTTACGGAGCCTCGTCCTCATCCAACGGATACGGCGGAAACTCGAGCTCGAATGGTTACAGCAGCCGCAACGGCTCGGGCGGCGGTGTCAGTAGTAGTGCGAAGCACATCAAGTTTGACCACTAG
- the LOC129762230 gene encoding uncharacterized protein LOC129762230 isoform X2, with protein MLIHQVKRVLIAATSVCSKSTANRSLHCSSARNIFATRLVPSLLRPEVILWQKRSVERPAAEFFGVHSIGRGYSTAAVNFYLDKESNEHSSEMAPRFERDDYKKEPYHGVKRTTDFKRGSGRDGGGYRGGAGGSGGGGGRFGGSGGGGRDKWTMESKQLQKINWSKMQLAPFKKDFYREHAAIRNRSSRDVDRFLEKHDITLIGDCPKPIQEFDEIDIPDYVMNEIEKQGFQKPTPIQAQGWPIALSGLNMVGVAKTGSGKTLGYMLPAIVHINHQKPDPSIRGPLVLVLAPTRELAQQIQQVATDFGSSSYIRNTCLFGGSSKGPQASDLRRGVEIVIATPGRLIDFLETGTTTLQRVTYLVLDEADRMLDMGFEPQIRKILEQVRPDRQILMWSATWPKEVQRLARDFLGDYVQINVGSLELSANHNITQHVRVIEEHEKNDHLGKLLDSLYSRGNPGKILIFTTTKRKCDQISNYLRRFGQDSVGMHGDKSQQERERALNRFRNSDSCILVATDVAARGLEAGTFGDGDKISGNRLRLSAHLTNTNVSDALHTFLPVGTP; from the exons ATGCTCATTCACCAAGTGAAACGCGTACTAATCGCAGCCACCTCTGTTTGCAGCAAATCGACGGCCAATAGAAGCCTCCATTGTAGTAGCGCACGCAACATCTTCGCAACGAGACTTGTTCCTAGCTTGCTGCGACCGGAAGTCATTTTGTGGCAGAAGCGTTCGGTGGAAAGACCAGCAGCGGAGTTCTTCGGTGTCCATTCGATTGGTCGTGGTTATTCGACAGCAGCAGTGAATTTTTATCTGGACAAGGAGAGCAACGAGCATTCAAGCGAAAT GGCTCCGAGATTCGAACGTGACGACTACAAGAAAGAACCATATCATGGCGTGAAACGCACCACGGATTTCAAGCGCGGCAGTGGTCGTGATGGCGGTGGATACCGTGGTGGAGCTGGAGGTAGCGGCGGCGGTGGTGGTCGCTTTGGTGGTTCTGGAGGAGGTGGTCGCGACAAGTGGACCATGGAAAGCAAGCAGCTTCAGAAAATTAACTGGAGCAAGATGCAGCTTGCCCCGTTTAAGAAGGACTTCTATCGCGAACATGCTGCGATTAGAAATCGTTCATCGCGCGATGTTGATCGTTTCCTAGAGAAGCACGACATCACGCTGATCGGGGATTGCCCTAAGCCCATCCAAGAGTTTGATGAGATCGATATTCCGGATTATGTGATGAACGAGATCGAGAAGCAGGGCTTCCAGAAGCCCACTCCAATTCAAGCCCAAGGATGGCCAATTGCTCTGAGCGGTTTGAACATGGTCGGAGTAGCAAAGACCGGTTCCGGAAAAACCCTCGGATATATGCTGCCTGCCATCGTTCACATTAATCATCAGAAACCAGACCCAAGCATCCGTGGTCCTTTGGTGCTGGTGTTGGCCCCGACCCGTGAATTGGCACAACAGATTCAACAAGTGGCGACCGATTTCGGATCGTCTTCGTACATTCGCAACACCTGTCTGTTCGGTGGCTCGAGCAAGGGTCCACAGGCGTCCGATCTGCGACGTGGAGTAGAGATCGTTATTGCCACTCCCGGTCGATTGATTGACTTCCTGGAAACCGGAACGACCACACTGCAACGTGTCACATATCTAGTGCTGGATGAGGCCGATCGTATGTTGGATATGGGTTTCGAGCCCCAGATCAGGAAGATTCTCGAACAGGTTCGACCGGATCGACAGATTCTCATGTGGTCCGCCACATGGCCCAAGGAAGTCCAGCGGCTTGCCCGTGATTTCCTGGGCGATTACGTGCAGATCAATGTGGGATCGTTGGAGCTGTCGGCGAATCACAACATTACCCAACATGTTAGGGTCATCGAGGAGCACGAAAAAAATGACCA CCTTGGAAAACTATTGGACAGTTTATATTCTCGCGGCAATCCCGGCAAAATCCTTATTTTCACCACAACTAAGCGCAAGTGCGACCAGATCTCAAATTATCTGCGTCGCTTCGGTCAGGATTCGGTGGGTATGCATGGCGATAAGAGCCAACAGGAACGCGAAAGGGcactcaatcggttccgtaacTCGGACAGCTGTATCCTGGTTGCTACGGACGTAGCGGCGCGTGGTCTAG AGGCCGGAACTTTTGGTGATGGGGATAAAATCAGTGGCAATCGCTTGCGATTGTCCGCACATCTCACTAATACTAACGTCAGTGATGCTTTGCATACGTTTCTCCCGGTTGGCACCCCCTGA
- the LOC129762230 gene encoding uncharacterized protein LOC129762230 isoform X3 yields the protein MAPRFERDDYKKEPYHGVKRTTDFKRGSGRDGGGYRGGAGGSGGGGGRFGGSGGGGRDKWTMESKQLQKINWSKMQLAPFKKDFYREHAAIRNRSSRDVDRFLEKHDITLIGDCPKPIQEFDEIDIPDYVMNEIEKQGFQKPTPIQAQGWPIALSGLNMVGVAKTGSGKTLGYMLPAIVHINHQKPDPSIRGPLVLVLAPTRELAQQIQQVATDFGSSSYIRNTCLFGGSSKGPQASDLRRGVEIVIATPGRLIDFLETGTTTLQRVTYLVLDEADRMLDMGFEPQIRKILEQVRPDRQILMWSATWPKEVQRLARDFLGDYVQINVGSLELSANHNITQHVRVIEEHEKNDHLGKLLDSLYSRGNPGKILIFTTTKRKCDQISNYLRRFGQDSVGMHGDKSQQERERALNRFRNSDSCILVATDVAARGLDVDGIKVVINYDYPQQTEDYVHRIGRTGRSNATGEAYTFFTSNERKMAKELVAILEEAKQEVPSELLKWRHMGGGGINRYGSGGGNRFGTFKGGRGGNDFGRGGSDFGRGGGGGMKRSYGGGSSYGASSSSNGYGGNSSSNGYSSRNGSGGGVSSSAKHIKFDH from the exons AT GGCTCCGAGATTCGAACGTGACGACTACAAGAAAGAACCATATCATGGCGTGAAACGCACCACGGATTTCAAGCGCGGCAGTGGTCGTGATGGCGGTGGATACCGTGGTGGAGCTGGAGGTAGCGGCGGCGGTGGTGGTCGCTTTGGTGGTTCTGGAGGAGGTGGTCGCGACAAGTGGACCATGGAAAGCAAGCAGCTTCAGAAAATTAACTGGAGCAAGATGCAGCTTGCCCCGTTTAAGAAGGACTTCTATCGCGAACATGCTGCGATTAGAAATCGTTCATCGCGCGATGTTGATCGTTTCCTAGAGAAGCACGACATCACGCTGATCGGGGATTGCCCTAAGCCCATCCAAGAGTTTGATGAGATCGATATTCCGGATTATGTGATGAACGAGATCGAGAAGCAGGGCTTCCAGAAGCCCACTCCAATTCAAGCCCAAGGATGGCCAATTGCTCTGAGCGGTTTGAACATGGTCGGAGTAGCAAAGACCGGTTCCGGAAAAACCCTCGGATATATGCTGCCTGCCATCGTTCACATTAATCATCAGAAACCAGACCCAAGCATCCGTGGTCCTTTGGTGCTGGTGTTGGCCCCGACCCGTGAATTGGCACAACAGATTCAACAAGTGGCGACCGATTTCGGATCGTCTTCGTACATTCGCAACACCTGTCTGTTCGGTGGCTCGAGCAAGGGTCCACAGGCGTCCGATCTGCGACGTGGAGTAGAGATCGTTATTGCCACTCCCGGTCGATTGATTGACTTCCTGGAAACCGGAACGACCACACTGCAACGTGTCACATATCTAGTGCTGGATGAGGCCGATCGTATGTTGGATATGGGTTTCGAGCCCCAGATCAGGAAGATTCTCGAACAGGTTCGACCGGATCGACAGATTCTCATGTGGTCCGCCACATGGCCCAAGGAAGTCCAGCGGCTTGCCCGTGATTTCCTGGGCGATTACGTGCAGATCAATGTGGGATCGTTGGAGCTGTCGGCGAATCACAACATTACCCAACATGTTAGGGTCATCGAGGAGCACGAAAAAAATGACCA CCTTGGAAAACTATTGGACAGTTTATATTCTCGCGGCAATCCCGGCAAAATCCTTATTTTCACCACAACTAAGCGCAAGTGCGACCAGATCTCAAATTATCTGCGTCGCTTCGGTCAGGATTCGGTGGGTATGCATGGCGATAAGAGCCAACAGGAACGCGAAAGGGcactcaatcggttccgtaacTCGGACAGCTGTATCCTGGTTGCTACGGACGTAGCGGCGCGTGGTCTAG ACGTTGACGGCATCAAGGTGGTCATCAACTACGATTACCCCCAGCAGACGGAAGACTACGTCCACCGGATAGGTCGAACGGGTCGGTCCAACGCAACCGGCGAGGCGTACACATTCTTCACCTCGAACGAACGCAAGATGGCCAAAGAGCTGGTGGCGATTTTGGAAGAGGCTAAACAGGAGGTGCCCTCGGAGCTGCTCAAGTGGCGCCACATGGGCGGTGGCGGTATCAACCGGTACGGTAGCGGCGGTGGAAACCGTTTCGGTACCTTCAAGGGTGGACGGGGTGGTAACGATTttggaagaggaggaagcgaTTTCGGACGAGGCGGTGGTGGTGGAATGAAGCGATCGTACGGGGGAGGAAGTAGTTACGGAGCCTCGTCCTCATCCAACGGATACGGCGGAAACTCGAGCTCGAATGGTTACAGCAGCCGCAACGGCTCGGGCGGCGGTGTCAGTAGTAGTGCGAAGCACATCAAGTTTGACCACTAG
- the LOC129762234 gene encoding hatching enzyme 1.2, giving the protein MLNGVRLFRHSAGKITVVLITLSVVYGAIIFPRVPDVLNPPVPDSMDLQDQIELLEDTEQDPEVTPGLFQGDMAIDNSMYKYWRVGLNWEVFPERRWPNGTIPYAISPLYDIDDRVTILQAIRTLNFMTCVKFVPWNGKDKDFLLIWPIKYPKGCWSYVGKVGGTQILSLQPPDHQSINCLGHEGRAIHELMHAMGIFHEQSRADRDRFVKIVWENIIPSFKSNFEKQSLKNTTYNYEYDYNSIMHYGRDYFSVAKGKPTIETKMPGVKIGQRRSVSVTDCLKANDLYGCLDTSRGTRKYYSLCKTLGG; this is encoded by the exons ATGCTAAACGGTGTTCGCCTTTTTCGACACTCCGCGGGTAAAATAACGGTGGTGCTCATTACGCTCAGTGTTGTTTATGGGGCAATTATTTTCCCCCGTGTCCCGGATGTGCTGAATCCACCCGTTCCGGACAGCATGGACCTGCAGGACCAGATCGAACTGCTGGAGGATACCGAACAAGACCCGGAGGTGACGCCCGGTTTGTTCCAAGGAGATATGGCAATCGACAACAGCATGTACAAGTACTGGCGGGTTGGACTGAACTGGGAAGTGTTCCCGGAACGGCGGTGGCCAAACGGGACCATCCCCTACGCTATCAGTCCGCTGTACGACATAGACGATCGAGTGACGATCCTACAGGCGATTCGCACGCTCAACTTCATGACCTGTGTGAAATTTGTTCCCTGGAATGGCAAGGACAAAGATTTCCTACTGATTTGGCCCATCAAGTACCCGAAGGGATGCTGGAGCTATGTGGGCAAAGTCGGAGGAACTCAGATCCTCTCGCTGCAGCCACCGGATCATCAGAGCATCAATTGCTTGGGACACGAGGGCCGTGCCATTCACGAGTTGATGCACGCGATGGGGATCTTTCACGAGCAATCGCGGGCCGATCGGGATCGGTTCGTTAAGATCGTCTGGGAAAATATTATTCCGA GCTTCAAATCAAACTTCGAGAAGCAATCGCTGAAAAATACCACCTACAACTATGAGTATGACTACAACAGCATCATGCACTACGGCCGGGACTACTTCAGCGTCGCGAAGGGCAAACCAACCATCGAAACCAAGATGCCGGGAGTCAAAATTGGACAGCGACGGTCCGTCAGCGTGACCGACTGCCTGAAGGCCAACGATCTGTACGGGTGTCTGGACACTTCGAGAGGCACCAGAAAGTACTACAGTCTGTGCAAAACGCTTGGTGGCTGA